In Massilia antarctica, the following are encoded in one genomic region:
- a CDS encoding DUF6058 family natural product biosynthesis protein yields the protein MELIRYLSDCFFTEEQLLAVSGIDADELAALQQRAMMPRASYRLRLDVSCDSFFGTHQEHTQLDYYAKGYASWIGLLHSLGGEGEAYQGFAERYRARLGQLKAAGLCTDNPKLGAGLEQHLREEWRHFLDGTYGLCTKTGLPEEIASKELATMIIREIIGKPLEQTLSTRDRICLTLAVDLLDTACSQFPPHEKERSSRHLLIDEVRKTYQL from the coding sequence ATGGAACTGATCCGATACCTGAGCGATTGCTTTTTCACCGAGGAACAGCTGCTGGCGGTGTCCGGCATCGACGCGGACGAGCTGGCGGCGCTGCAGCAGCGCGCGATGATGCCGCGCGCATCCTATCGGCTGCGCCTTGACGTGAGCTGCGACTCCTTCTTCGGCACCCACCAGGAACATACGCAGCTCGACTATTACGCCAAGGGCTACGCCTCGTGGATCGGGCTGTTGCACTCGCTGGGCGGCGAGGGCGAGGCCTATCAAGGATTCGCCGAGCGCTACCGCGCTCGCCTCGGGCAACTGAAGGCCGCCGGCCTGTGCACCGACAACCCCAAGCTGGGCGCGGGCCTGGAACAGCACCTGCGCGAAGAGTGGCGCCACTTCCTGGACGGCACCTACGGCTTGTGCACCAAAACCGGCTTACCGGAGGAAATCGCATCCAAGGAACTGGCGACGATGATCATCCGCGAGATCATCGGCAAGCCCCTGGAGCAGACGCTGTCGACACGCGACCGGATATGCCTGACCCTGGCGGTCGACCTGCTCGACACCGCCTGCAGCCAGTTCCCACCCCATGAAAAAGAGCGCAGTTCGCGCCATTTGCTGATCGATGAAGTGAGAAAGACGTATCAGTTGTGA
- a CDS encoding ArsR/SmtB family transcription factor, translated as MKDGPNIIGIAALIGDHARAEVLSALMSGMALTATELADIAGVTKQTISAHLAKLVDAGLLAVEAQGRHRYFRLADDDVARLLESLMNVAFRTGALRLRSSPREPALRKARVCYDHLAGELGVLVYERLLAHGAFIPDADGLGLTGAGSAMIEAIGVDPAAAAGTRRTFCRTCLDWSERRHHLAGALGDALLARFEELGWARRSLDSRVVAFSDAGEQALRVWLA; from the coding sequence ATGAAAGACGGCCCCAACATTATTGGCATCGCCGCCCTGATCGGCGACCACGCGCGCGCGGAAGTGCTGAGCGCGCTCATGTCGGGCATGGCCCTCACCGCCACCGAACTGGCCGACATCGCCGGCGTCACCAAGCAGACCATCAGCGCCCACCTGGCCAAACTGGTCGACGCCGGCCTGCTCGCGGTGGAAGCCCAGGGCCGCCACCGCTACTTCCGCCTGGCCGACGACGATGTGGCGCGGCTGCTCGAATCGCTCATGAATGTCGCCTTTCGCACCGGCGCGCTGCGGCTGCGTTCCAGCCCGCGCGAGCCGGCCCTGCGCAAGGCGCGCGTGTGCTACGACCATCTGGCCGGCGAACTCGGTGTGCTGGTGTACGAGCGCCTGCTGGCGCATGGCGCCTTCATTCCCGATGCGGATGGCTTGGGCCTGACCGGCGCCGGCAGCGCCATGATCGAGGCGATCGGCGTCGATCCGGCAGCGGCGGCCGGCACGCGGCGCACCTTTTGCCGCACCTGTCTGGACTGGAGCGAGCGCCGCCATCACCTGGCCGGCGCGCTTGGCGACGCGCTGCTGGCACGCTTCGAGGAACTGGGGTGGGCCAGGCGCTCGCTCGATTCGCGCGTGGTCGCGTTCAGCGATGCCGGCGAACAGGCGCTGCGCGTCTGGCTGGCCTAG
- the pabB gene encoding aminodeoxychorismate synthase component I, which produces MNAAPCFALLDDATGAGSRLYTNHAGTLRCDDPGTWPDLLAQLQAALERGLHAVAVLAYELGGHLLGIGTHHATGPLAQLLLFDTCTRLSLSEVTAWLSAQAAAQDGPAGIANVCANVDQAAFSDALARIHDYIAAGDTYQVNYTYRLHFDAFGAPHALYARLRARQPVPYGALIALPDGGAVLSLSPELFVRHQGGELLARPMKGTAPASDDDADNARRAGALAADPKNRAENLMIVDLLRNDLGRVAVTGSVEVRALFDVQRFASVLQMTSTVRARLRPDATLAGIFAALYPCGSITGAPKRRAMEIIRELEPAARGVYTGAIGWFDPSPAAGAMGDFCLSVPIRTLTLQAERAGTRRGEMGVGAGIVYDSDAADEYAECQLKARFLTGLQNEIEVFETLHATREDGCRHRALHLARMAGSARYFGFAFDAAAAHAALDAACAALAPGIASRVRLALGPAGAFKVQSGALAALAQPVRVLLADDATHAEDLFLRHKTSVRTRYDAAWRAAETQGAFDMLFFNERGELTEGGRSNVFVQVDGRWRTPALGCGLLPGIMRALVLADAQWDAEEGIVTRAMLERATGLMVCNALRGPMMAVLA; this is translated from the coding sequence ATGAACGCCGCGCCCTGCTTCGCCCTGCTCGACGACGCCACCGGCGCCGGCTCGCGCCTGTACACAAACCATGCGGGCACCTTGCGCTGCGACGACCCAGGCACCTGGCCGGACCTGCTGGCGCAGCTGCAGGCGGCGCTCGAGCGCGGCCTGCATGCGGTGGCGGTACTCGCTTATGAACTGGGCGGACACCTGCTCGGCATCGGCACGCACCATGCCACCGGTCCGCTGGCGCAGCTGCTGCTGTTCGACACCTGCACCCGCTTGTCGTTGAGCGAGGTGACAGCCTGGCTGTCCGCGCAAGCGGCGGCGCAGGATGGCCCGGCCGGCATCGCCAACGTGTGCGCCAACGTCGACCAGGCCGCGTTCAGCGACGCCTTGGCACGCATCCATGACTACATCGCCGCCGGCGACACCTACCAGGTCAACTACACCTACCGCCTGCACTTCGACGCCTTCGGCGCGCCGCACGCGCTGTATGCCCGCCTGCGCGCGCGCCAGCCGGTGCCCTACGGCGCCCTGATCGCCCTGCCCGACGGCGGCGCCGTGCTCTCGCTCTCGCCCGAACTGTTCGTGCGCCATCAGGGAGGAGAACTGCTCGCGCGCCCCATGAAAGGCACCGCCCCCGCCAGCGACGACGATGCCGACAATGCGCGCCGCGCCGGCGCGCTGGCGGCCGACCCCAAGAACCGCGCCGAAAACCTGATGATCGTCGACCTGCTGCGCAACGATCTCGGAAGAGTGGCCGTCACCGGCAGCGTCGAGGTGCGGGCGCTGTTCGACGTGCAGCGCTTTGCCAGCGTGCTGCAAATGACGTCCACCGTGCGCGCCCGCCTGCGCCCGGACGCCACCCTGGCCGGCATCTTCGCCGCCCTGTACCCGTGCGGCTCGATCACCGGCGCGCCCAAGCGGCGCGCGATGGAAATCATCCGCGAGCTCGAACCGGCCGCGCGCGGCGTCTACACGGGCGCCATCGGCTGGTTCGATCCATCGCCCGCGGCCGGAGCGATGGGCGACTTTTGCCTGTCGGTGCCGATCCGCACATTGACCTTGCAGGCGGAGCGCGCAGGCACGCGGCGCGGCGAAATGGGCGTGGGCGCCGGCATCGTGTACGACAGCGACGCGGCCGACGAATATGCCGAATGCCAGCTCAAGGCGCGCTTCCTGACCGGCCTGCAAAATGAGATCGAGGTGTTCGAAACCCTGCACGCCACGCGCGAAGATGGCTGCCGCCACCGCGCCCTGCACCTGGCACGCATGGCGGGATCGGCGCGCTATTTCGGCTTTGCGTTCGACGCCGCCGCGGCGCATGCCGCGCTGGACGCCGCCTGCGCCGCGCTGGCGCCCGGGATAGCCTCGCGCGTGCGGCTCGCGCTCGGCCCCGCCGGGGCGTTCAAGGTCCAAAGCGGCGCGCTGGCGGCGCTGGCGCAACCGGTGCGCGTGCTGCTGGCAGACGACGCAACGCACGCCGAGGACCTGTTCCTGCGCCACAAAACCAGCGTGCGCACGCGCTACGATGCGGCCTGGCGCGCAGCCGAGACGCAAGGCGCGTTCGATATGCTGTTCTTTAACGAGCGCGGAGAACTGACCGAAGGAGGCCGCAGCAATGTGTTCGTCCAGGTCGACGGCCGCTGGCGCACCCCTGCCCTGGGCTGCGGCCTGCTGCCCGGGATCATGCGCGCGCTGGTGCTGGCCGATGCGCAGTGGGATGCCGAAGAAGGCATCGTCACGCGCGCAATGCTGGAGCGCGCCACCGGGCTGATGGTCTGCAATGCGCTGCGCGGGCCGATGATGGCGGTGCTGGCCTAG
- the slmA gene encoding nucleoid occlusion factor SlmA codes for MASTKPGQRKLQILQALATMLEQPKGEKITTAALAARLDVSEAALYRHFASKAQMFEGLIEFIESSVFGLINQIAANEQGGVDQAHAVLQMLLGFAANNPGMTRVLIGDALVNEDERLQLRMNQFYDKVELACKQSLRLAVTQGHGQEADVAARASLLVSYVVGRWHRYAKSGFRHNPTEGTALQISLLLAA; via the coding sequence ATGGCAAGCACCAAGCCGGGCCAGCGCAAGCTGCAAATCCTCCAGGCTCTGGCCACCATGCTGGAGCAGCCCAAAGGCGAGAAAATCACCACGGCGGCACTGGCAGCACGGCTGGACGTATCCGAAGCGGCGCTGTACCGCCACTTCGCCAGCAAGGCGCAGATGTTCGAAGGCTTGATCGAATTCATCGAATCGAGCGTCTTCGGCCTGATTAACCAGATCGCCGCAAACGAACAGGGCGGCGTCGACCAGGCCCATGCCGTGCTGCAGATGCTGCTCGGCTTCGCGGCCAATAATCCCGGCATGACCCGGGTGCTGATCGGCGACGCCCTGGTCAACGAAGACGAGCGCCTGCAACTGCGCATGAACCAGTTCTACGACAAGGTCGAACTGGCGTGCAAGCAGTCGCTGCGCCTGGCCGTCACCCAGGGCCACGGCCAGGAAGCCGATGTCGCCGCCCGCGCCAGCCTGCTGGTGAGCTATGTGGTCGGGCGCTGGCACCGCTACGCCAAGAGCGGTTTCCGCCACAACCCGACCGAGGGCACGGCCCTGCAGATTTCCCTGCTGCTGGCGGCCTGA
- a CDS encoding pyrimidine 5'-nucleotidase: MSNLTRSAPLWLFDLDNTLHNASHAIFPTITANMNVFMARVLGDGATPASADVVNAARLDYWKRYGATLLGMIKHHQVSAADFLHETHQIERLEDLIRYERGLARLLKRLPGQKILLTNAPTRYSTDVMRHLGLRRHFSHHIAIENMHVHGKLRPKPSKLMLRRLLRKHGVAAQRCILVEDTLANLRTAKQVGMRTAWVTQYLRMADPISVAPLPKKLKRPAYVDVKVKSVLQLPRCMNRLR; this comes from the coding sequence GTGTCCAATCTTACCCGCTCCGCCCCGCTCTGGTTGTTTGATCTCGACAATACCTTGCACAACGCCTCGCACGCGATTTTCCCCACCATCACCGCCAACATGAACGTGTTCATGGCGCGCGTGCTGGGCGACGGCGCCACCCCCGCCAGCGCCGACGTGGTCAACGCCGCCCGCCTCGACTACTGGAAACGCTACGGCGCCACCCTGCTCGGGATGATCAAGCACCATCAGGTCAGCGCCGCCGACTTTTTGCACGAAACCCACCAGATCGAGCGGCTGGAAGACCTGATCCGCTACGAGCGCGGCCTGGCGCGCCTGCTCAAGCGCCTGCCGGGGCAAAAAATCCTGCTGACCAATGCGCCGACCCGCTACTCGACCGACGTCATGCGCCACCTGGGACTGCGGCGCCACTTCAGCCATCACATCGCCATCGAAAACATGCACGTGCACGGCAAGCTGCGGCCCAAGCCATCCAAGCTGATGCTGCGGCGCCTGCTGCGCAAGCACGGCGTGGCCGCGCAACGCTGCATCCTGGTCGAAGACACCCTGGCCAACCTGCGCACCGCCAAGCAGGTCGGCATGCGCACCGCCTGGGTCACCCAATACCTGCGCATGGCCGACCCGATCAGTGTTGCGCCGTTGCCAAAAAAGTTAAAACGCCCCGCTTATGTCGATGTCAAAGTAAAATCCGTGCTTCAGTTGCCTAGATGCATGAATCGACTGCGCTGA
- a CDS encoding TraB/GumN family protein encodes MRRPIIVVFLSLLMLALPAAWGAERGALFKISGSGHTMYLFGTMHVGLPGFYPLEPRIVGAVEDASVLALEVDLLQDPARLRAVMQTHALLDPGKPGFQDRSPAFRQRVEQALKKAKIDPAAVARFKPWLVATTLTLAEYASEGYQAELAVDLKLAQMARASKVPVIELESISAQFAMFDRLGLEEQWKFLEESVDMMENGKQRAEMRQIVDAWASADKAGLDAVAAKVESDTSVSGKFMQKILLDERNGPLADKLAALLVKQDKSVAAIGVLHLIGKNSVPALLGARGLTVERVY; translated from the coding sequence ATGAGACGTCCGATTATAGTGGTGTTCCTTAGTTTGCTGATGCTGGCCCTGCCGGCGGCCTGGGGCGCCGAGCGCGGCGCGCTGTTCAAGATCAGCGGCAGCGGCCACACGATGTATTTGTTCGGCACCATGCATGTGGGGCTGCCCGGGTTCTATCCGCTCGAACCGCGCATCGTCGGCGCCGTGGAGGACGCCTCGGTGCTGGCGCTGGAAGTCGACCTGCTGCAGGATCCGGCCAGGCTGCGCGCGGTGATGCAGACGCACGCCTTGCTCGATCCGGGCAAGCCTGGCTTCCAGGATCGCTCGCCGGCCTTTCGCCAGCGCGTGGAACAGGCCTTGAAAAAAGCCAAGATCGATCCGGCCGCGGTGGCGCGTTTCAAGCCGTGGCTGGTGGCGACCACCCTGACCCTGGCCGAGTATGCTTCCGAGGGTTACCAGGCCGAGCTGGCGGTCGACCTCAAGCTGGCGCAGATGGCGCGCGCCAGCAAGGTGCCGGTGATCGAGCTCGAATCGATCAGCGCCCAGTTCGCGATGTTCGACCGGCTCGGCCTGGAAGAGCAGTGGAAGTTCCTGGAAGAGAGCGTGGACATGATGGAGAACGGCAAGCAGCGCGCCGAAATGCGCCAGATCGTCGATGCCTGGGCGTCGGCGGACAAGGCCGGGCTCGATGCAGTGGCGGCCAAGGTCGAGAGCGACACCAGCGTGTCCGGCAAATTCATGCAAAAAATTCTGTTGGACGAACGCAACGGCCCCTTGGCGGACAAGCTGGCCGCGTTGCTGGTCAAGCAGGACAAGAGCGTGGCGGCAATCGGGGTATTGCATCTGATCGGCAAGAACAGCGTACCGGCATTGCTGGGCGCGCGCGGATTGACGGTCGAGCGGGTGTACTGA
- the argB gene encoding acetylglutamate kinase: MTAPLPKLKTDHQDDLTAVSPQIKAQILAEALPYIRNFHGKTIVIKYGGNAMTDERLKHGFARDVILLKLVGMNPVVVHGGGPQIDNALKKIGKQGSFVQGMRITDEETMEVVEWVLGGEVQQDIVMLINHYGGQAVGLTGKDGGLIRARKMAMPDKENPGEFLDIGFVGEIDAINPAVVKALQDDAFIPIISPIGFGQDGQAYNINADVVAGKIAEILKAEKLIMMTNIAGVQDKKGKLVTDLSAREIDEMFADGTISGGMLPKISSALDAAKSGVNTVHIIDGRIEHSLLLEVLTEQAFGTMIRSH; this comes from the coding sequence ATGACCGCTCCTTTGCCCAAACTGAAGACCGACCATCAAGACGACCTGACCGCGGTTTCCCCGCAGATCAAGGCGCAGATCCTGGCCGAGGCACTGCCGTATATCCGCAATTTCCATGGCAAGACCATTGTCATCAAATACGGCGGCAATGCGATGACCGACGAGCGCCTCAAGCACGGCTTCGCGCGCGACGTCATCCTGCTCAAGCTGGTCGGCATGAACCCGGTCGTGGTACACGGCGGCGGTCCGCAAATCGACAACGCCCTGAAAAAAATCGGCAAGCAAGGCAGCTTCGTGCAAGGCATGCGCATCACCGATGAAGAAACCATGGAAGTGGTCGAATGGGTACTCGGCGGCGAAGTCCAGCAAGACATCGTGATGCTGATTAACCACTACGGCGGCCAGGCCGTCGGCCTGACCGGCAAGGACGGCGGCCTGATCCGTGCGCGCAAGATGGCCATGCCCGACAAGGAAAACCCAGGCGAGTTCCTCGACATCGGCTTTGTCGGCGAAATCGACGCCATCAATCCGGCCGTGGTCAAGGCGCTGCAGGACGATGCCTTCATCCCGATCATTTCGCCCATCGGCTTCGGCCAGGATGGCCAGGCCTACAACATCAATGCCGACGTCGTCGCAGGCAAGATCGCGGAAATCCTGAAAGCCGAAAAGCTGATCATGATGACCAACATCGCCGGCGTGCAAGATAAAAAAGGCAAGCTCGTGACCGACCTGTCGGCACGCGAGATCGACGAGATGTTCGCCGACGGCACCATTTCTGGCGGCATGCTGCCTAAAATTTCATCGGCGCTGGATGCGGCCAAGTCGGGCGTGAACACGGTTCACATCATCGACGGACGAATTGAGCACTCTTTGCTGCTCGAAGTCTTGACCGAACAAGCTTTTGGCACTATGATCCGGTCGCACTAA
- a CDS encoding cysteine-rich CWC family protein: MSTCSRCGAQFGCAMADGTAGPCWCTELPPVVAVPVEGGAAACWCPACLKAHIEARKDSRDQPAPDSYSRS, translated from the coding sequence ATGAGTACCTGCAGCCGCTGTGGGGCGCAATTCGGCTGCGCCATGGCCGATGGCACCGCAGGGCCGTGCTGGTGCACGGAACTGCCGCCGGTGGTGGCGGTGCCGGTCGAGGGCGGCGCGGCTGCTTGCTGGTGTCCGGCTTGCCTCAAGGCGCATATCGAGGCGCGGAAGGATTCCAGGGATCAGCCTGCGCCCGATAGCTACTCCCGTTCCTGA
- a CDS encoding DUF29 domain-containing protein — protein MADLYDTDVVAWAYQQAALLRARQWSALDFDNIAEEIEGVAKAEKRELGRRMSALFAQLLEWKLHPERRDSGLLRSIGDQRVSIGRVLRKMPSLQSALIDVDWLDDAWKDALGIAGGTMELDGFPRRCPWTLVQVLAEHFLPD, from the coding sequence ATGGCGGATTTGTACGACACCGACGTGGTGGCCTGGGCATACCAGCAGGCTGCCTTATTGCGGGCGCGGCAGTGGTCGGCGCTCGACTTCGACAATATCGCCGAAGAGATCGAAGGCGTGGCCAAGGCGGAAAAGCGCGAGCTGGGCCGGCGCATGTCGGCCTTGTTTGCGCAATTGCTGGAATGGAAGCTGCATCCTGAGCGGCGCGACAGCGGTTTGCTCAGAAGCATAGGCGACCAGCGCGTGAGCATCGGGCGCGTCTTGCGCAAGATGCCCAGCTTGCAGTCGGCCTTGATCGATGTCGACTGGCTCGACGATGCCTGGAAGGATGCTCTGGGCATTGCCGGCGGAACCATGGAACTGGACGGATTCCCGCGAAGGTGCCCGTGGACCCTGGTCCAGGTGCTCGCTGAACATTTTTTGCCGGATTAA
- a CDS encoding extracellular catalytic domain type 1 short-chain-length polyhydroxyalkanoate depolymerase, with the protein MKLNEKLFANMRAATKALMGQGPKAATSVIHEALKVLTPHKAAAARQAAPSAARDAAPAMRDLNAAPAHAGTSARESAVPPVPPTQAQAQPQAEAAQPQAAAAPTQEQYVKNAVQEATAAFNKLMPDLLAKLDRAGANGHAAFKMPHFDLPGMHGGGSATAADALPGKFTDGSFTNAAGTRTYKLYEPSTSTGQPMPLVVMLHGCTQDPDDFATGTQMNALAEEMQCLVVYPAQSVQANSSRCWNWFNAVDQQHGQGEPSIIAGITETVMHKHAVDKSQVYVAGLSAGGAMATIMGTLYPELYAAVGVHSGLPFASAHDLPSALAAMKGNFGPQKASGKSIPIIVFHGDKDTTVHPVNGDELIKRGAHQESKGFVTEPGRVPDGHAYTRTVHQRADGTPQAEQWLIHGAGHAWSGGSARGSYTDGKGPDASREMMRFFQTKR; encoded by the coding sequence ATGAAACTCAATGAGAAACTGTTCGCGAACATGCGGGCTGCAACCAAGGCCCTGATGGGCCAGGGACCGAAAGCCGCTACCAGCGTCATTCATGAGGCCCTCAAGGTCCTCACGCCCCACAAAGCGGCAGCTGCCCGGCAGGCGGCGCCATCGGCCGCGCGCGACGCTGCCCCGGCGATGCGCGACCTGAATGCGGCGCCGGCGCACGCAGGAACGAGTGCGCGCGAGAGCGCGGTGCCGCCGGTCCCGCCAACCCAGGCGCAAGCGCAGCCGCAAGCAGAGGCGGCGCAGCCGCAGGCCGCAGCCGCGCCGACGCAAGAGCAATACGTCAAGAATGCGGTGCAGGAAGCCACCGCGGCATTCAACAAGCTGATGCCCGACCTGCTGGCCAAGCTCGACCGTGCGGGAGCGAACGGGCATGCCGCGTTCAAGATGCCGCATTTCGACCTGCCCGGCATGCACGGCGGCGGGTCGGCGACCGCGGCCGACGCCTTGCCCGGAAAATTTACCGACGGCAGCTTCACGAACGCGGCCGGTACCCGGACCTACAAGTTGTACGAGCCCAGCACCTCCACCGGGCAGCCGATGCCGCTGGTCGTCATGTTGCACGGCTGCACCCAAGACCCGGACGACTTCGCCACGGGCACGCAGATGAACGCGCTGGCCGAGGAAATGCAGTGCCTGGTCGTGTATCCGGCGCAATCGGTACAAGCCAATTCCTCGCGCTGCTGGAACTGGTTCAATGCGGTTGACCAGCAACACGGCCAGGGCGAGCCATCGATCATTGCCGGCATTACCGAGACGGTGATGCACAAGCACGCGGTCGACAAGAGCCAGGTATATGTGGCCGGACTGTCGGCGGGCGGGGCCATGGCGACCATCATGGGGACCCTGTATCCAGAGCTGTACGCGGCAGTGGGCGTGCACTCGGGGCTGCCGTTCGCCTCGGCCCACGACTTGCCATCGGCACTGGCGGCGATGAAGGGTAATTTCGGGCCGCAAAAGGCCAGCGGCAAGTCGATTCCCATCATCGTTTTCCATGGCGACAAGGATACGACCGTGCATCCGGTCAATGGCGACGAGCTGATCAAGCGCGGAGCGCATCAGGAGTCAAAGGGCTTCGTCACCGAGCCGGGCCGCGTGCCGGACGGGCATGCCTACACGCGCACCGTGCACCAGCGCGCCGATGGCACGCCGCAGGCGGAACAGTGGCTGATCCACGGCGCCGGCCATGCCTGGTCCGGCGGCAGCGCACGCGGCAGCTATACGGACGGCAAGGGACCGGACGCCAGCCGGGAAATGATGCGCTTTTTCCAGACCAAGCGCTAA
- a CDS encoding CopG family transcriptional regulator, translating to MNARDLKTKPAESEKITINLGLIDLGQIDLLVSEGFYSNRTDLIRTAIRNQLNTHAEVVRQTVARKSLVLGMHHYSRADLEAALEAGERLQIQVLGMASIASDVSVELALATIESIFVLGALHASSVIKTALASRIL from the coding sequence ATGAATGCCCGGGACCTGAAAACCAAACCCGCCGAATCGGAAAAAATCACCATCAACCTGGGCTTGATCGACCTGGGCCAGATCGACCTGCTGGTCAGTGAAGGTTTTTACTCGAACCGCACCGACCTGATACGCACGGCGATCCGGAACCAGTTGAACACCCATGCCGAGGTGGTGCGGCAAACGGTAGCGCGCAAGAGCCTGGTGCTGGGGATGCATCATTATTCCCGCGCCGACCTCGAAGCGGCGCTGGAAGCGGGCGAACGCTTGCAGATCCAGGTACTGGGCATGGCCAGCATTGCCAGCGACGTCTCGGTGGAGCTGGCGCTGGCAACCATCGAATCCATCTTTGTGCTTGGCGCCCTGCATGCGAGCAGCGTGATCAAGACAGCACTGGCAAGCCGCATCCTGTGA
- a CDS encoding VOC family protein — MASITGIDHVQVAMPVGGEAQARAFYSGVLGLAEVPKPAHLAVRGGAWFQCGAAQLHLGADSAFQAARKAHPALIVDGFADFVGALADLGVQVQLDEMVAGLRRATVNDPFGNKVELIEQR, encoded by the coding sequence ATGGCAAGCATCACAGGAATCGACCATGTGCAGGTCGCCATGCCGGTTGGCGGCGAAGCGCAGGCGCGCGCCTTTTACAGCGGCGTGCTGGGCCTGGCCGAAGTGCCTAAGCCGGCCCATCTGGCCGTGCGCGGCGGCGCGTGGTTCCAGTGCGGCGCCGCCCAGCTCCACCTGGGGGCCGACAGCGCCTTCCAGGCCGCCCGAAAAGCCCATCCAGCCCTCATCGTCGATGGTTTCGCCGACTTTGTCGGTGCGTTGGCTGACCTTGGCGTCCAGGTTCAGCTGGACGAGATGGTTGCCGGCCTGCGCCGCGCCACCGTGAACGATCCCTTCGGGAACAAGGTCGAGCTCATCGAGCAACGTTAA
- a CDS encoding thioesterase family protein has translation MSPDLQAGFRFEWSYTVPARATVPQLYHDTDFCRDMPDVLATGYMVGMMELACLHGIMPFMDWPREQSVGTMVHFSHFAPTPPGMTLTVKGEVLEVAGRRVLFRVEAWDGVDRICEGTHERHVIDPARFNARVAAKAAAGAELA, from the coding sequence ATGAGTCCCGATCTGCAAGCCGGCTTCCGCTTTGAGTGGAGCTACACCGTCCCGGCGCGCGCCACCGTGCCGCAGCTGTACCACGATACCGATTTCTGCCGCGACATGCCCGACGTGCTCGCCACCGGCTACATGGTCGGCATGATGGAACTGGCCTGCCTGCACGGCATCATGCCGTTCATGGACTGGCCGCGTGAGCAAAGCGTGGGCACCATGGTGCATTTTTCCCATTTCGCGCCGACCCCGCCCGGCATGACCCTGACGGTCAAGGGGGAAGTGCTCGAAGTGGCGGGCCGGCGCGTGCTGTTCCGGGTCGAGGCCTGGGATGGCGTCGACCGCATCTGCGAAGGCACCCACGAACGCCACGTGATCGACCCGGCCCGCTTCAACGCCAGGGTCGCCGCCAAGGCCGCTGCCGGCGCGGAGCTGGCATGA
- a CDS encoding DUF1289 domain-containing protein: MNPELQTPVPSPCISLCEMAPDTASGKGLCRGCLRTLDEIVAWGNASDEYKRAVWAEIRRREAELDFD, translated from the coding sequence ATGAATCCCGAACTGCAGACGCCGGTGCCGTCTCCCTGCATCAGCCTGTGCGAAATGGCGCCCGATACCGCATCCGGTAAGGGCCTGTGCCGCGGCTGCCTGCGCACCCTCGATGAAATCGTCGCCTGGGGCAATGCCTCGGATGAGTACAAACGCGCGGTCTGGGCCGAGATCCGCCGCCGCGAAGCCGAACTGGACTTTGACTAA